ATCAAACGTCTGGTGTCGAGCCAGTGCGGCACTGGCTTCTTGCTCAATCCGCGTCATGAGCCAACGTTCCCGCAAGACGGCGGTATGCGTCGCAGTGCTCTAGCAAATAGGCCTCATTGCCCATATCCACAATCTTTCCACGGCGTAACACAGCAATTTTATCGGCTTGTTTGATCGTGCTAAGGCGATGAGCAATGATGATGGTGATACGGTTTTTACTCACCGCTTCGATAGCCTCGGTGATTTTTTGTTCACTTTTGGAATCAAGCGCGCTCGTAGCCTCATCAAAAATCAAAATCTGCGGGTCTACGTACAATGCCCTTGCAATGGCGATGCGCTGACGTTGACCGCCAGAAAGGTTGGTGCCATGTTCATCAAGCACCACCTCCACACCGCCCATTTCCTCCACAAAATCTAGCGCATTGGCTTGGTGCAAGCACGTCTTCACGCGCTCCAAGTCGATTTCTTTACCGTAGGCCACATTGGCCGCGATGGTGTCGTTGAAAATATACACCCGTTGTGTAACAATAGAAACACCGTTTCGCAACTGTTCCAATCCCACCTCACATAGGCGTGTCTCGTCTAGGTAAATCCCTCCCGTATCGGGGTCAAAAAAGCGCACAATAAGATTCACAATAGAGCTTTTCCCTCCGCCACTGTCTCCCACAAGGGCCAGTTTTTCCCCTTTTTTCACCTCAAAACTCACCCCATCAAGGGCTGTTTTGTCCCCATAACGTAGCACCACATCTTCAAAACGTAAGGCTTGCACACGGGGCATAGGGAGATTTTTTTCAGAAATAATACTGGGCTTTTGGTCAAAAATGTGCAAAATCCGCTCACTGGCCGCAATGGCATCTTGGATAGCGTTGTACAAATCCGAAATACGCCGAATAGGGGTGTAGAGCATAAAAAGAGCCGTTAAAAATGAAAAAAAGCTCCCTACCGTCATCTGCCCTTCGATAACTTCACGACCGCCTATCATGATGACGGTTGCTACCCCAATAGCACCCGCCACTTCCATCAACGGGCCTGAAAGCTCGGAAGTTTTGACCGACTTCATGTTGAGTTTAAAAAACTGCATGTTTTCTTTGGCAAAAATACCATGTTCGTGCTTTTCAGCCGCGTGGGCTTTGATGATTTCGATGTTGGTAAAAATCTCTGAAAGTTTAGAGGTAATGTCGGACGTTTTTTCTTGAGAATGATGAGAGAGTCTTTTTAGTTTTTTAGCAATAAGGCGTAGCGGAATGATGATGAGAGGAATGATGATGAGCGCAAAAAAGGAGAGTTTAGGACTTTGGTAAATCACTACCCCCAAAAGCCCACAAGCGGTCAACCCCTGTCGTCCCATCTCAGGAATGAGCGTAGAGACGATACTACGGATGCGCTCCACGTCGTTGACATTGCGGCTAATAAGTTCCCCTGAGCGCAAGCGGTGAAAAAAGACAATGTCTAGGTGTAGCATGGTTTCAAGGAGTTTATTGCGCACTTTACGGATGATGTCCTGTCCAATGAGTGCCGAATAATAGACTTGAATATACTTCCCGCCGCCTTTTAAGAGGTATACCCCGATGATGGCGTAAGGCAGCAAATAGAGCAAATCGATGTCTTTTTTAACAAAAATCTCATCCAGTACAGGCTTAACAAGATAGGCGGAGGAGGAGGCGCCGATGGCGGAGAGCACCATGCCCAAAATGGCCAATAAAAAATAGGGAATATACCCTTTAAAATAGGGAATAACGAGGCGACGAAGCACCATCCGAATGTCTTTCACACCCATCCTTTGAACTGTTTTTGAACTGTTTAGGGCATTGTACTTTGTCGTTGCTGTGCAGTTAATAAAAATAACCTAAAACAGGACACGTAAATTGGCACATCAATACTTTTACGTTCCTTAAAGTCCCCCGTGCTATAATTTTCCCTCATTTTAGCGCCACTTAACACCAAAGGACTTTTCGTGCCCACTACCACGCAAACATTTGAAAACAAAACCATCCTCATCACTGGAGGCGCTGGGTTTATCGGCAGCAACCTCGCTTTTTATTTTCAAGAACACCATCCCAAAGCCACCGTCATCGTCCTTGACACGTTTCGCAATGAAGAGCGTTTTAGCAACGGCAACCTCAAAAGCTTTGGCCATTTTAAAAATCTCCTTGGCTTCAAAGGCAAAATCCTCCAAGGAGACATCACCAAAGACTTAGGCATTTTAGAGTCCCTAGACATCGACTTCATCTTCCACCAAGCCGCCATCTCCGACACCACCGTGATGGACCAAGGCATCATGATGCAAACCAACGTCAACGCCTTTGAAGACTTGCTTGGCCTTGCCTTGCGTAAAAACGCTGTGATGGTCTACGCCTCCTCGGCCGCCACCTACGGCAATGCCCCAAGCCCTCAAAGAGTAGGCCATGAAGCCCCTGAAAATGTCTATGGTTTTAGTAAGCTTGCCATGGACAACCTCGCCCGCCTTTGGGCTGCTAAAACCGACCTAACCATCGTCGGGTTGCGCTATTTTAACGTCTATGGCCCACGGGAATTTTATAAGCAAAAAACCGCTTCCATGGTGGTGCAACTGGGCCATCAAATCCTTGGCGGGCGTGCGCCCCGCCTTTTTTATGGTTCGGACGCTATCGTGCGGGATTTTATCTACATCGAAGATGTCATCCAAGCCAACATTCTTGCCGCTACAAAGGGTAAAAGCGGGGTGTACAATGTGGGCACAGGCAAACCCCGAAGTTTCCAAGACATCGCCGATATTTTGCAACAAGAACTGGGCACGAATCTAGGCACAGACTACTTTCAAAACCCCTACAGCGCCTATCAAACCCACACCGAAGCGGACATTTCCCTTACATGTAAAGACTTGGGCTACGCACCTCGTTTCACCCTAGAACAAGGCATTCGCGCCTACGTTCCCGAAATCAAACGGTTGTTTGAAAGCGAGGTCAAGGGTGCATAGACTCCACGGACGCACCCCAACTCTTTTGGTGGTGGGGGATTTGATGTTGGATCATTACCTGTGGGGTGCGTGCGAACGCATCTCTCCCGAAGCGCCCGTGCAAGTGGTGGACATCAAAAACGAAACCACCGTCCTTGGTGGGGCGGGCAATGTGCTTTCCAATCTTGCTAGTCTTGGGGCCAAAGTGCATGTGGCTAGCGTCATTGGCAACGACGAAAACGGCAACGCATTAGTGGAAAAACTGCACACTCTTGGCATCAGTCACCAAAGCCTTGTGCGTCAAGAGGGGCGCAAAACCAGTAAAAAAAGCCGCGTCATGGCAAGCCACCAACAAGTCGTGCGCTTTGATGCAGAGTCCAAAGAGCCCATCACTGCCCAAAGCGAAGCCGCTCTTTTGACTCACGTGCAAGGGCTTTTGGACGCGGCAGATGCGGTGTTACTTTCTGATTACGGCAAAGGCGTGTTGACCCCCTCATTCACCCAACGCCTCATCGCTCTCTCAAATGCTCGGGGCATCCCTTGCCTTGTA
The DNA window shown above is from Sulfurospirillum tamanense and carries:
- a CDS encoding ABC transporter ATP-binding protein, coding for MGVKDIRMVLRRLVIPYFKGYIPYFLLAILGMVLSAIGASSSAYLVKPVLDEIFVKKDIDLLYLLPYAIIGVYLLKGGGKYIQVYYSALIGQDIIRKVRNKLLETMLHLDIVFFHRLRSGELISRNVNDVERIRSIVSTLIPEMGRQGLTACGLLGVVIYQSPKLSFFALIIIPLIIIPLRLIAKKLKRLSHHSQEKTSDITSKLSEIFTNIEIIKAHAAEKHEHGIFAKENMQFFKLNMKSVKTSELSGPLMEVAGAIGVATVIMIGGREVIEGQMTVGSFFSFLTALFMLYTPIRRISDLYNAIQDAIAASERILHIFDQKPSIISEKNLPMPRVQALRFEDVVLRYGDKTALDGVSFEVKKGEKLALVGDSGGGKSSIVNLIVRFFDPDTGGIYLDETRLCEVGLEQLRNGVSIVTQRVYIFNDTIAANVAYGKEIDLERVKTCLHQANALDFVEEMGGVEVVLDEHGTNLSGGQRQRIAIARALYVDPQILIFDEATSALDSKSEQKITEAIEAVSKNRITIIIAHRLSTIKQADKIAVLRRGKIVDMGNEAYLLEHCDAYRRLAGTLAHDAD
- the rfaD gene encoding ADP-glyceromanno-heptose 6-epimerase, with the translated sequence MPTTTQTFENKTILITGGAGFIGSNLAFYFQEHHPKATVIVLDTFRNEERFSNGNLKSFGHFKNLLGFKGKILQGDITKDLGILESLDIDFIFHQAAISDTTVMDQGIMMQTNVNAFEDLLGLALRKNAVMVYASSAATYGNAPSPQRVGHEAPENVYGFSKLAMDNLARLWAAKTDLTIVGLRYFNVYGPREFYKQKTASMVVQLGHQILGGRAPRLFYGSDAIVRDFIYIEDVIQANILAATKGKSGVYNVGTGKPRSFQDIADILQQELGTNLGTDYFQNPYSAYQTHTEADISLTCKDLGYAPRFTLEQGIRAYVPEIKRLFESEVKGA